A genomic window from Nomascus leucogenys isolate Asia chromosome 10, Asia_NLE_v1, whole genome shotgun sequence includes:
- the SLC7A9 gene encoding B(0,+)-type amino acid transporter 1, translating into MGDTSLRKRREDEKSIQSQEPKTTSLQKELGLISGISIIVGTIIGSGIFVSPKSVLSNTEAVGPCLIIWTACGVLATLGALCFAELGTMITKSGGEYPYLMEAYGPIPAYLFSWASLIVIKPSSFAIICLSFSEYVCAPFYAGCKPPQLVVKCLAAAAILFISTVNSLSVRLGSYVQNIFTAAKLVIVAIIIISGLVLLAQGNTKNFENSFEGAQLSVGAISLAFYNGLWAYDGWNQLNYITEELRHPYRNLPLAIIIGIPLVTACYILMNVSYFTVMTATELLQSQAVAVTFGDRVLYPASWVVPLFVAFSTIGAANGTCFTAGRLIYVAGREGHMLKVLSYISVRRLTPAPAIIFYGIIATIYIIPGDINSLVNYFSFAAWLFYGLTILGLIVMRFTRKELERPIKVPLVIPILVTLISVFLVLAPIISKPAWEYLYCVLFMLSGLLFYFLFVHYKFGWAQKISKPITMHLQMLMEVVPPEEEPE; encoded by the exons ATGGGGGATACTAGCCTGAGAAAGCGGAGAGAGGATGAGAAGTCGATCCAGAGCCAAGAGCCTAAGACCACCAGTCTCCAAAAGGAG CTGGGCCTCATCAGTGGCATCTCCATCATCGTGGGCACCATCATTGGCTCTGGGATCTTCGTTTCCCCCAAGTCTGTGCTCAGCAACACGGAAGCTGTGGGGCCCTGCCTCATCATATGGACGGCTTGCGGGGTCCTCGCGACGCTGG GCGCCCTGTGCTTTGCAGAGCTTGGCACAATGATCACCAAGTCAGGAGGCGAGTATCCCTACCTGATGGAGGCCTACGGGCCCATCCCCGCCTACCTCTTCTCCTGGGCCAGCCTGATCGTCATCAAGCCCTCATCCTTCGCCAtcatctgcctcagcttctccgagtatgTGTGCGCGCCCTTCTATGCGGGCTGCAAGCCTCCTCAACTCGTTGTGAAATGCCTGGCCGCCGCCGCCATCT TGTTCATCTCGACGGTGAACTCACTGAGCGTGCGGCTGGGAAGCTACGTCCAGAACATCTTCACCGCGGCCAAGCTGGTGATCGtggccatcatcatcatcagcggGCTCGTGCTCCTGGCCCAAG GAAAcacaaagaattttgaaaattctttcgAGGGCGCCCAGCTGTCTGTGGGAGCCATCAGCCTGGCGTTTTACAATGGACTCTGGGCCTATGATGGATG gaatcAACTCAATTACATCACAGAAGAACTTAGACACCCTTACAG AAACCTGCCTTTGGCCATTATCATCGGGATCCCCCTGGTGACGGCTTGCTACATCCTCATGAACGTGTCCTACTTCACCGTGATGACTGCCACTGAACTCCTGCAGTCCCAGGCCGTGGCTGTG ACATTTGGTGACCGTGTTCTCTATCCTGCTTCTTGGGTCGTTCCACTTTTTGTGGCATTTTCAACCATCGGTGCTGCTAATGGGACCTGCTTCACAGCGGGCAG ACTCATTTACGTGGCGGGCCGGGAGGGCCACATGCTCAAAGTGCTTTCTTACATCAGCGTCAGGCGCCTCACTCCAGCCCCCGCCATCATCTTTTAT GGTATCATAGCAACGATTTATATCATCCCTGGTGACATAAACTCGTTAGTCAATTATTTTAGCTTTGCCGCATGGCTCTTTTATGGCCTGACGATTCTAGGACTCATCGTGATGAGATTTACAAGGAAAGAGCTGGAAAGGCCTATCAAG GTGCCCCTAGTCATCCCCATCTTGGTGACACTCATCTCTGTGTTTTTGGTTCTGGCTCCAATCATCAGCAAGCCCGCATGGGAGTACCTCTACTGTGTGCTGTTTATGTTAAGCGGCCTTTTATTTTACTTCCTGTTTGTCCACTACAAGTTTGGATGGGCTCAGAAAATCTCAA AGCCGATTACCATGCACCTTCAGATGCTAATGGAAGTGGTCCCACCGGAGGAAGAACCTGAGTAA